ACTCAAACAAGTTTCAATAAAAGCAGCCAGAAACCAAAAGTTTATGTGATTTTGCATAGTTTTCTGTTCATTTTGccaactaaaaataaaaattattagacTTTCTGAACAAAAGTTGTTCTGAAATACTGGAACAGCATTTACCCCCAACAAAAACACAACAGAGAAAAAACATACCCTTGCACCGATTTTGGCTTAAATTTACTGCTATATACACCTTAAGACAGTTTCTTCAACAACCGTAATGCAGTTTATTCAAGAATTTTGAAATAACAAAGTGTCCACACATCCAAAACTAACTAATGATATTTTTTCCTGAAGCTAAACCATCAGAAGGCAACGTTTAATCTGACCCAAGGGAGACCCCTACATTGTATAAAAATGATCGAAGCGATTGTGGTACCTATAAGAGTTAGCCTGAATTTCAGCTGCCTCATCCGCTCACTAAGTCACTCGAAAATAGGGACTTTGCAAGCGGAGGAGCAGCTTAGATTCAGGCTACAATAAGAGGATAATTTAACCACTAAAGGGTTAAGACTTACATCTAAAATGACTGCTTGAAGAATTAATGTGGTTCTCAAACTGAGTAATCATGGAAACCTTAAACCATATTACCCTActagcagaggtttcttttTGGCAAGTCCTTTAGCACGCACAAAGTCGTTCAAGTCTCTTGTATTTTGCGCAGTCAACTAGTTTAGCCATTCCAGCTAATAAGATTTTGGAGCTTTTATCAAGCACCCCAGTCAAACTTATAGGGGAGTCCCCAGGGGTTTGATGTTGTATCTACGCACACAGTTTTCATCAAACTTACTCCAGCCAATCTAAATTTTATGTGAACTCCAGAAGCTGCATCCAAAAGTTCAGCCTTCAaaagaaacaataataataatttactatGAACACAAATAGGTCGTAATTGCCAATCATCTTTCTATCtatcaataaaatattaattccaagttgttACTGTAGCAAGACCAACCTCTCTTGGGTTTATACATTTCAGCATTGATGAAGGATCTCCACGGTTCTTAAAGTTGATCAGATCTCTATAGTATCTGTAAACTTGCATAtcctaaaaagaagaaaacattgtTTTGCAAGAAATCTGTCAGCGCTGtttggtaaaagaaaacaaagcttaCCGGTAGTAATACACTGCAAAGACACATGGATGTAAAAGTGTAAGCAGACAGTGTTGTTTGCTTGCCTATTCAAGAGGTTCATTAATTTTAGAGAACTAAACTTAACCCTTGCAAAAATCACATACAGGAAAAACAAGAAGAGATCGGAGAGTTCCCTATGAAGCTTTGTACAACATGATCATAAAGTTTAGGCCTGTTCGGAAGAGTTAGACTCGGGGCAAGCAGGCCAAGTGCAAGTTAATGCCTTAATGTGTGGATAGGATTCACTTGATTCTTGCTATAAATGGGCTATGCAATACGATATGATACTTTAACATAACTTCATTTAGAGAGGGAGATGCAATTAACCTTTGATAGTTTTCTCACTAGCAGCCCTCTAActataccacagaggacagaccataatagcgggaactccatgccctgatctttgcgaatagtgtgtgggttcttttatgtcccacagggttatgaacattgaagggttgtaagacggggcctacggattgttgtccttatccgagaagactagagaatGTAGCCAATAATattttgcagatgtcattgcCAAGGCAGCACtttgtcctcagttatttaaagacccttcAACAATGTTGGTCCAGCCAGAATTTTTGGTCCCACCACCTCCTGCACAGTAATATGTTGCTGAACAAACTGAGCCAACCCGTCGGCAGGCTGACTCCGTGTGGGTCCTCAACCTTGTTCAGAGAGAATCCTAAGAGCTCTCTGGCTTTTTCTCCACTCCCAATAATATGTCCCTCACCCCTTGTTGAACAAAATGTCTTCCTTTTTCTCCTCCACCTTCCACCAATTTGAAACAAAATctttttaacccattcacacctcaaatacTCTAGGAAaaccccccattgacgagtgaaatcgtctggtgttagacaaagtaaaatctgttagtgtcactctcaggggtcaatgggttaggAGACCTCTACACCTACATGAACTGAGAATAACTTCAAACTGGAGGTGACATAATGTATGCAATcaaaatttgcaaagaaaaaagtttcagaaaaatgaTTTTCAGAATCGCTTTTATAATTTCCTGGGcactgccatcttgaataataatGTAATTTAAGGTTGTCTggttgttctgatacaaagtaTGTTTGCATAATAACAATAGGTGAAACAAAACACATCCCAGTAAGATGCCAGCACCCgagaaatttgtaaataaatccaagaaattctgaattgtatttatttttcccgtgttttttttttgctggggTGGAGGTACCCATTAATTATTAAATGTCTAATAAATTTTTCTTACAATATGTTTTCTCCAAGACCTCTGAATTACTTTTGCAGCCTCCTCTCTATCAAGGATTCTCTTTTTTTCTGACCTTTCTGTGTCAGCAGTACTCGAGCGTTCAGCAGCAGCTCCTGTTCCAGACAAACCCCTAGATATAGTTGGGGGTGGTGGTCTGGGCAGATCTGGATTCAGTAACATTAGACGCCACCAGTTTTGAATAAGCACAGCACAGAATTCCATGTACGTCATCACTTTATAAGATGGCCCCTGTTCTCTTATTGTATGTTCACAATACTCCttgtatttcttctttgttttgggaAAGGCATCATCAGAAAGATCAAGTTCCTGGGATGTTATGTGAGAGAAAGTTGGTGTAACTGTTCTAACATCACTGAGTCTTGATGGACTTGGTGCAAACCTGCTGCCAAAGACTATAGACTTGACACTTGCATCAGGATGAAGTATTCCAAAAAGTTTGCATCTGTAAAAAACAATGACATCTTTTATTAAACTGGCAGCCaataaggaaaattttaaactcACCTATTGATTATTTAATACTACATGTAGTTTAACACCTTTCTTCTTCTGATATGTAATGGAACCTTATTAGTAAACACTCCTTGGCATCTTTAACTGTAACTTTTTTCATGCTAAGTTCTGCAATTTAGGGTTTATCTGCATGATTGTCTGGTTAAATAGAgtcacaaaaataaatttgtggTGAGCCAGAAGTTTTAAAATGGGGATCATGTTAATAACACAATGATGATGTACATGTACGATCTGTTCATGTTTACAAAAAAGGCaagtaccgtaaagactcgcagataagccgcaccttttttccaaaaaattgcgatcaaaatcgtaggtgcagcttatctgcgagaccatttgggaaaggtgctgTGAATTTCCGTGAATGGACACTTTCATGGCATAATACTGGAATAAATGCTACATTACAACAACAAGAGAGCATTGGTCATTGCTTTTGCgagtttggtggctcctaaaagagctgTTGGTGATGAGTATAAGCTTATTTCAAGCTTACATTTCTTGCCGTTAAACCTTCTTCGTTAACAGGTCTTTTAACAGTTTATGGTCACTTTCCTTGAACAGTAGAACCTTACACAGCATGGAATTTCCATTCCCCCACAAAGTTGTTTACAGTGTCAATGACGGCCTGTTACTTCAAGGGTAATTGATCATCCACGAGCGATATATAATCGAGTTTTGGTATCTTTATGTTTATTCCGCAGTTCAGCTGGATGAAATTTCTGTCAACAATAGCAAATATAACCTTGTTCTGACCAACCTAGTTCTATAACCTCTCCACACACGTTGAATTTCAATGGCTGCAGAAATTCTTCTTTCTTGCTTATTTCCCTTTTCAAGAATGGACtccttttttggaaaaaaaggcaaaaagaacATCCAGTTACTATCATTTTTTCACTTTCTGGAGGCAGAGATCTTCCCGGCTatgtttggaaatttgattgatggaagccaaaacgcagaaCTTTAATTGGTAAAATCATTTAACGTTAGACACCGTagaatacagtatacaagtgtCACATTTAGGGGAGCaatttcagaataccccgccacagctaaccactattcTTTTGAAGAAtgagacttaatacaatagagcctattcttattcaatgagatgtaaataagtggcggggtattctgaaattTAGCCCATTTAGGTCACGGAAAGCAACGGTCACGGTCGCCCATCAATGTTCATAAACCCTACtggatgtaaaagaacccacacactatccGTTAAGAGTAGGGCATAGCTACAGAATTCCCCGGGTCATTCTGTCCTCTGcagtatatcatggttgggagggtaaatgttCGGAGATATTAGTTTacacaccaagctactctaaaaccCAAGAGTAAAGAAAGATAAGATCAACAGTATATCTTACTGAGGTCACTAACCCATATGCTCTTACTGATGGTTTCTCGCGGAAGGCCCCCGCGAGAACCCCGGGAAAATCCGGGCAAAGATGGGTACCGTAATATTAATTGCAATTAATTGTACGTGTACAGGCATTTTATAGCCCGACAACACGAGAAACAAAACACAGCTATATTCCTGGGATTTGTTCAGCATTTGTCAGTTGCAAATCTCTTTCAAAATACAAGGACAGCCATGAGTAATGGATAAACAACGAGCTGTTATTACAGGTCAAGTTGACGACTTGACTTACCCGTCTCAATCCTTTTGTAGAAAGTGCAGCTGTTATCCGTTCTCCTGCAAAACCTGTAATGAATTTTTCATTTACGCCAAGAGCGTTTTAGTTAAAACCACTATACGGATAAATTATTGACATACAGGAGTAAAATAAAAAGACGTGTCGCTTTCCAAATCACATTGGTAATACCTACCAGTAACGCGAGATACTCACCTGGTAAATCAGCATTTCCTAAGATCTTTCGAGCCTCTTCGTAGCTGATTTTAGTGACCATCGCGAACTGAGGGCTCAAAAAATGAAACTAGACGCAAACCTTCAAATTCCCCAAGTTAGAACCTTTCAAAACTCCTGCAAACTTTTTCTTAATTAATGACATTGATCGGTCCATGTGAATcgattcttttctttttaatcgtAGCAACAAAAATCACCGCTGAAATAGTGCGGGCCGAACTGAGCTCGACCCaggttcttttttctttccggTTGACGTGACAACTAGTGACAACCGCGACAACAAAGCGCCAAGCGCCAACTAATCCAAATTTAAAAATCCTCGAAAATTTGGGTAAATATGGCTTCCAagggaataaaaaagaaagaatccAAAGAGAGGGTTGCTTCTGCGGCTAGAACCATACCAGAGTAAGAGATTTTCCGttttatttcaacattagacTAAGATTTAATGACGAACTAAGCTAACATTTTGGCCTCAAATGCTGCGGGATTTCTAGCACAATCATATCTATCAAACCATATGGAGGTTGGCCGGACTAAGCTTATTTGCTCGAAACGAGATTCAGGTTTTTGGCAACTTGCAGCTATGTATTGTTGATAAAATATAACAAAGACTTCTTATATTTCAATTAAAATGTCTGCCAGACGGTACATAAAGCAAGTTTGGCCGGTCAGGGATAAAATTCTAGCCATTAGGCTGCAAGGCTTTAATCTTTATTATAAGCTTATTAAAACCGCTTACACTTACAATAATTAAAAAAGTCGGCATAAAGTAATCGTAAAAACAGTGAAAACAATTTAACGCCGGTCAAATTTCCAATATGTTTCTGCAGCAAATCTAATTTGTGCACACTTTATACATTAATTcgcataaagaaaaaaaaattgaaaatagttTCTCTACAGGTAACTCTCGATATCTTTGATGAAAATATAGGCCATAAGAAGTGcttttcaacgttttgtgaCGCTAAGGGTTAATCAAAGGAAATGAGTTCGGGGGTTCGGTTTTCATTCCGGTACATGTAAGATAAGCTTTTCGGCAAACGTCGTTTCCATGAGAACTTTGAGATGAAACGACACGAATAAACCGCCGGCcgtttatttcattttgtttgtcGATTTGGCCCACgtttgttaattttattcccTCCAAGAAAACCAATATTGGATTCGCTTGTAAACAAACCAGCTAAGTTTATTGAACATAATTGTGACAAGTATCGCAAACGCATTTATAGCTACCACCTTCAAGCCATCAACAATGTCTTCCAAAAGACAAACGCCTTGGAAAGAGCTCAGGCTTGCTGCAGCGTCTTCTGGCAAGTTTAGGCAAGTAaacaatatatataaaatcGAGTTTTGGCATCTTTATGCTTATTCCGCAGCTCAGCTAGATGAAAGGACATGCTATTGTATTCTAAAATCATTTCATTTATCCGTAGCGGGATCATAACCAATCTTAATTATTTTCCTCGTGAGGTTAAAGTCACGCATCCATGAAAATTCTTGGCTGGAATATTATCTTGAATGCTTTGAACAAGAAAAGTATGCGTATGAAATAATTGGAgcaattttttttcgaaatgTAACTGTTTGTTAGGCAACCAAGTGTGGGCAGAagaaataaaactaaaaaatagCTGTACTGACGTTAAGAATTGTTGTAAATAAATACGATACATACCCCTAaacttttgttgttttctctttaaaatTATAGCAGTTAACAAAATTTCTATCCGTTTTCACTTTCAACCCATAATTACAAGTCAATTAATAATTTACAACTAACTgtatatttacaattttacatgaaCAATATGATCCAAGTTTGTATTACATATTacagcctggttttcactaacgatgcaagcgcaagcacaagagcAGTTATTAAATCACTGTGAAAACCAGGTTTaatgcaagcacaagcacaaaatcaaaattgttcattttCCTTGTGCAACTGTGCTTATGCCCGCATTCCCTCGCcttgtgtgaaaacaaaacacagcataagcacaaggaagttTGGTGTGTAGCCAGGCATGTTAAAAAGATAATATAAAggttgacactggctaaaatattgtgttggacgtttcggcaactgctgttgccttcctcagcagggatgaaaaatgcaaaaatctaacggcgtcctgatggtacacgatgcgtataaatataaaatcgcaCTTACGAGATACGAACGCTATAAACGAGCATATCGCACTTCCAAACGTTTACAATAAcataaagaatttgtaaaaatattttagagtGCTCTGGAGACCTTCGTTTTTATtgtctatttcattttttaaaatattcttttgaagtgcgattttatatttatacgcatcgtgtaccatcgggacgccgttagatttttgcatttttcatccccgctgaggaaggcaacagcagttgccgaaacgtccaacacaatattttagccagtgtcaacctttttattatatttttaagcACAAGGAAGTTTGCTTCATCTGGCCgtgtctggccaattaaagcaatCATTCCAGACTTCCCGTGTCTAAACCTTAGAACAAAATGGCAGAGGCCATGCCAGTTGGTTGAGTTTGATTCTTATGTCAACGTTGATTGTCACACTTGTGTCGTGCCAgtaaaaaccaggctttactgCTTCtattgaaaaataaatgtctgaTCATCCAAGTTTCTCATATTGGAGACCATGGATTATTCATATCAatattgtagacaatgtagttATTATTGAATGTAGATTGAGATAATTCCGAGAATTAATTTGAACAGTTGTAATCTAATTGCTCTAACTTATGCTTGCTCATCTTGAAGGTCATATAGCTCACAAGTGCATTGTTTTCATGGAAAAGACACAATCAACCACTCAGACTGTGGAAATTAGCTAGTACATGCCTATGATTTACAACATCCTTTTAAAATTTCCTAAGGTcaataatacatgtaccttaTGTTTTTTAGTAGTATTTAACTCACTAACATCTGCAATCTGGTTCAAATCAGCCAAGTCTCGTTGAAAGTGTTACTCCATCCCTAACATTACCCATCATCAAGGATGACTGTTAAAGATAGGAAAAACAGCATAATAATTTGAATACTCCAGTAAGATTGTGTTCAGACGTCTCTTGAATTAGGATGCTTAAGTAGGGGACAAAGGGTAGACACATTTTGGAGATGCTCTCATTCAGACAACGAGTTCAGGTCTATTATGTTTCTGAGTACCTTTCCTTGGCAGTGAGTTTGGTTCATTCAGCTTGTATGCATCATTCGTCTCTTGTGTCAACATTTTGCTATCAATATTTGTAGATGCTTCAGTTGCTAAGATGCGTTGTTACTGGTATAAAATTTGGCGTTGTCAGGGGTTAGTCTTTCACTGCAGataaaaactgtttttaaatttattgatgaCTTTTTGTTCCCAACGACATGAGCAGCCTACTTGGTCCTAGTAATACAAGGAACAGAAAGTATGGGTAATTGCATACATGTAACTCTATGCTTcaaattctttaattttactttttaatgtttctaataatattggtttttgagataAAGTAAGATTGTATTCACAACTAAAGTTGACAGTAAGACTATGATTTGTGTTAAATGGGAAAAAATTGTACATCTGCTAACTGTGAAAATTCTTTATTTACAAAAAGTAGGTGTGATAATATTGTAATACAGTACACTATAGAACATGTAGAACTTTGCAATATTAACACTACTTTCTG
Above is a window of Montipora capricornis isolate CH-2021 chromosome 6, ASM3666992v2, whole genome shotgun sequence DNA encoding:
- the LOC138052859 gene encoding protein MFI-like; the encoded protein is MVTKISYEEARKILGNADLPGFAGERITAALSTKGLRRESILEKGNKQERRISAAIEIQRVWRGYRTRCKLFGILHPDASVKSIVFGSRFAPSPSRLSDVRTVTPTFSHITSQELDLSDDAFPKTKKKYKEYCEHTIREQGPSYKVMTYMEFCAVLIQNWWRLMLLNPDLPRPPPPTISRGLSGTGAAAERSSTADTERSEKKRILDREEAAKVIQRSWRKHIDMQVYRYYRDLINFKNRGDPSSMLKCINPREAELLDAASGVHIKFRLAGEKFPPNIYYKIFTHRNIVDVCANAPRDYTQAVAKRFPAEYIHNKGNSMEGDDRSGWYQRWENNGWRLVSDRVMRRVDQDPVVYESTLKKELFSHDKVVRRQDLERKRKRKKLEWMKKMYKEGRLKARQGENAETGHMVRSVAAGIMAITDRQGHDAVEDWEVDELLEWTNGLNFDKYLFDWKEVATSAGSEFQTEQTNFLPDDPFSLTLMSR